AAGTaaggaagggggaggaggggggagggtttcGGGATTagttttggggggagggggacacGGCAGAACCCCGGTGGGCAACAGGGCAGATGGTCGTGGACTTTTTGGGGTACACCCGAGAGCTGACGATCACCGGGATTGGGGGGAGTGCGGTGAGTACAAGATCGGCTTGGTCTAAGCAAAGGGGACTTTTGGtttggtggtgggtggtggtagtAATCGAGAATGCGGAAACTTTGAGCAGTAGTTTGATAGGTTTGATATTCATCCTTTGTCGGCGCCAAATTGGCGATTACCGCGCGTCTGTCACGTGGGTCGGTCCAATCAATAGACTAGTCCTGTCTCGAGTCGGATGGTTCCAGGCTTCGAGTCTAATACGTGCGGCACCGTGGAATTGTGGTTGTATCATGATTTTGATATCATGCAATCATACTTAACTCGGGCACTACCTCTGGGCAGTCCTCTGCGCTGCTGCTTGATGAACGTTGGTCGGATTCACGTCGGTCGCCCAATCTCAGCAAAGAGGCGACTGGACTGTTAACTCGTGACACGGATAGCGCCGATAAAGGAGCAGAGGAGGACCACCCGTCTTTTGATGGCACACGGCGTGTCTGTCCATGTGAGAGAATGATTCATTAGCCTACAGTCCCCTCCAGGCTGAGGAAAGATGAAGGTAGAACTTGGCAGAGCCCCCGCCCCAGCGAGAGCTGTAACGTGAAAGATCCagaatgggggggggagcgGGCCCCAAACCATTCAGTTGATCAAATATGATCGAGACCACCAGAAATGTCTAAAAAAAACCAGAACCAGGACTGGTCAGCAGGGCTGAACATCATGGAAGTGGACAGCGGGACGACGTGAGGTAAGCAGGACAGTTCCGATCTCCACCTGGAATGGCTAAGGATGTCCCGCCGGCATCAACGATGTAAAGTACAGAAGGAACAATGAAAGGTCCCATGCTAATGTATGGTACTGTATGAGAAGCCGTTGTTCATTGGCCCATGGACTCATATACACATTACCGTAATGACCATTTTCCACCCCCCTCTTTGCCGTCCTGCACGGCTACGGCGGAAAGGATGTTCACGCCCTGTCGACTCTTGATGGGCCACCTCCAGGCATCCACGAAACCAACCACTGACTAGAGCATTGCACgtccatcctccccccttcccacTAAGGCTGCAAGCACAAGGCTTATTTTATGGATCGGCGAACGGGCCCACGAGTCTATCATTTTTTCGGACAAGGTGAAAGAGTAGTCGTAAAAAGCCCTGTACGGGATGTGACAAAATCTGCCGTCACCATCATATAAGAAGTGCAAAGGTCCtcttgtttgtttttctgaTCCTGATGCCACTATCTCACTGCGAAACGCCCCGGGCGGAGGAGActgggagagggaagagcACGACTGGCGGAGAGCCCCGGCGGGACTCCGCTGGTCACGGGGCTGTTCCGCCCGGGACGGTAAGCGTATTCCTGTAATATAAGGTAATGCCTTTCATCAACTCGCTGTACCGTCGTGTACCTGATGTCCTTCTTGCTTCATGAACAGAGAAACAAAAGACTGAAGACAGACCTCAACATTTGCTTTCAAAGAGCAAGGATAATAATGAGATGTTAAAAATCGATCAGTCCTAAAATGAGCTACATCCCGTCAGATTGGATTTCCTCGAAAGTTTCTCCTACGAGGTTGATACGTATGCACAGAGGGGGTGGAGCTTACCAGCTGCCACCTACACCCCCGCCCGGTATCTTACCAGGCACTGGTAACTTGGTAAGAAATTCCGTTCAATTCCACCGGCACGCAGAGTCCGCCTGGCGGCGCCCTCGTTCTGTTCGTCCGTTGCTCAGTCGGTCGCCTTGTCGCCTTTCCCCCCGACTAATTTCCACTCAGCTCCCGCCTGCTCTGCGAttccctttcctcttcttcctccctcacTGGCCCTCAACCTTGTCCCGAAAGCGCCACATCTCTGTCCCTTTGGACGGTTGTCCTCCTGCTTTTGACCCCTCGGCGACCCTTCATGGCCATGAGCTTGTCCGCTCGATCAGCCTAATCCCCAGCGGCTCGACCCGTTATTGAATGCTCCGCTCTCGACGTGAGACGCTTTCACAGCTCGTCACTCTCGGCTCTGACATTCATCCAAAGTTGACCGTGGACCCTCCTTCTCAATTCGATTCTGAGTCGCCACTGGCAATCCTCCCTCTTGCGCGATTCGCCTTGCTCCCTCCCTGAACGCGAGgattcctcttctccaccgTCAGACTGAACTTGGACGAGTCCCTTCTCTCGATATGGAACCCCGCCCCGTGACGGCGGAACCGTCTAACAAACGGCCGCGATCACCTGGGGGCGATCAATTACAGGCCCATCAAACGAAGATGGCAAAGACGCACTCCAACCATCTTCAGATCAACTACCTTGCGCGCCAATACCCGGATAATCTACCCTTGGTGTCGCCAGAGGACACCATGCCCGCAATCATTCACTTGATCGGAGAGTACGACGGAGTTCTCCATCGCCATGAGAGTATTGCGGGAAACTTGGGCGCATGCCCGTTGGGTCCAATTCTGATCAAGCGCTTTGAGCGCCTCTTTGATGGCCCGCCGCGGGTGCTCAAATCGCACGGTAAGGACGGTCCTACCGTCACCTGGCTGGACGTGGTCGAGTTCGCCAAGACCAAGCCGGAACAATTCAATCTGGAGAAATCGCGCAACGGCGTGCGAGTGTGCCAGTTTTACACCAAACAATGCCGCGTCGAGATCAGCGAGGAAGACTTTGTGCTCATCGCCTCGGGCATGCCTCAGAAGATGATCCCTCCGCAGCCCATtatcgaagatgaggaaAAGGAGCTTGGCGCgctggagattctggagaagAATTTGCAACAGATCATTCAGATGGCCGACCAGGGTAAGTCATCCCCGGGCCACTTTGGTCCCGCCTGGTGCGCTTGTCCAGGCAGAAGCGGGTACAATATCTAACAGGGTTTGTGACTTAGTCTCCGCGCGAGCCCGACAACTGAGCTATCGCTTGAAGAATCGCCGTACCGCCATTGTGAGTCGTCGCGAAAACGACGCCTCCCTCAAGGAGCAGAACCGTGCTGCTACCGCTGCGACTGCCGATATTTGGCAAGAAATGAACAGCCATGCCTCCCGCAATGGACAGGTCATTGCTTCCCCGCCGGGATTCGTTGCGGTGAATTCGCACCGCGCGGATGGCGACTCGGGTGAGGGGGCCGTTCCGTCACAGTTCATGTTCCCCCAAGCCAACACAGAAAatgtcaccatcatcaacggAACCTCGATCAAGGGTGCGTCTCCCACCACCCGAGCCGATTTGATGAAGAAATTTTTCACCACGGCAGATCGCCAGGCTCGTGGGTACGATGAAGTGACCGGCACAACCAATCCCATTCAGCCTCGCCCTCGTCCTCAGGCTCAGATCTCCGATCCCGCTGAGTACAGTATCTGGAACGGGAAGCCTCAGCCTCAAATTGGCAGTCCTGGTGGGAACCACAGCGTCCACAATGGTAGCAACAATGTCACAACGACTAGCTCTACCCCGGTGGCTATCCCTGGAACCCCCTCCTCCCTGCTGCCCCCTCCAAAGGCCACCACGCACGATAAGGATGACGGAGGGCCCTATAAATTGGAAATGGTCGCGCGCATGGAGGAGCTGCAGCGGGGTGAACGAATCAGCCCACCCTGTGATCGGTGCCGCCGACTGCACATGGACTGTCTCAAAAACCTGACTGCCTGCATGGGATGCACAAAGAAACACGCCAAATGCTCCTGGCGAGACgtcaaagaggaggagattcgCGCTCCGTGGGGTCCGCATGGAGCCCGCGAGCCTCGGGACAGTCGAGAAGTGCACGACCGCATGGAAGATGGTCGTCTTCCGCCGTTGAATCTCCCAGGCCTCGCGCCGGCCTCTGGCGCACCACTTTCGGCCGAACGAGAGCGCTACGGGCCTGCCGATCGCTCTGCACGGCCTTCCGAGACCCCGAGTGACCCATCGTATGCGCCGCTCAGTCGTCGCGAGTCCGCGCCTGGCGCGCCCCAGGTCGCCATGGGACCGGGATCTAATGTCACTGCTGGCCCAGCGGGCCTTGAAAAGTCGCCTCGTCGCGCTCTGAGTGAAACGGAAGGCGCTCGCCGCGAacatcatcctcttcctactcaccaacatcatcatcaccatcagcaacagcagcatCATTCCTCTCGGCATGCGGAGCGACATGCTGACGATGACGACCCAGATGCGAATCAGCGTTTGATGCAAGCCATTCTCGACACCGTGGACCACCATGCACGAGTGGCCGCTGCTGTTCAAGAGAAGGAGCGCGACGCCGAGCGTGCCGGTGACACACAATTCCATGGTCATCGAGCCGGAAATAGCGAACGAGAGCgcgagcgcgagcgcgaCCATGAACGCGAGCATGAACGGGACCGAGACCCAGATCATGAGCGCCGCACGGTTCAGGCTTAAATGCCTCAATTCCCGGCTCTGTTGGCATACATGACTGATGATTGAGTTGAGAACGTCCGAccctctcccttttttttctatctgacttttctttctttctctattTTTTGTGTATTGCTTCGAGCGAAGGCGAATCATGGAGTCTGGGTCTTTTAAGGAGCGAGTCGTCTTTTCCGAATCCTGTGTATACTGTTCCTTCTTTGATCTTTGCTAGTATTTTCTTATGTATCTATCTAGAGTTGAAACTGTGCGCCTGAGCGACTTCGAACCAGAGCCCAATTGTCCAATCACACGTTGAAACGACTCACTCGGTAAGCACAGGTATTCCCAGACACCTCTCCTGCATGTCTCCCGGTGGACACTTTCATTTGCGAGTTGGGAGACGTGAGACAAAAGctcaatccccccccccccccaacatcTGTGCTGCTTGTCTTTCCCCACTTCCCACCGGGTAAATCGACAACGGGGATACGTAAACCGTGTCTGGTGAAAGTGCCAATGCCTTCACCTGACCACAGAAGACTCGCCCAGTTTGGCTCCGGATTTGGATTTTtctgctcttctctcctcacTCGACCGTCTTGTCACCTGCTCTCACAAGGCGTGTTCAAGAACTCTTTGATCTCGAGTACTCTGGCCCTTCCGGCTCCCTAAACTTCCCCTCACCACCCCGCAGTGGACATTCCGCCTGCGGAGCAAACAGACGAGTcggcagagagagagagacttCAGCTTCACAGACACATACACACAGACTCGCATGCATAAACACAAGAATACCCCTCCACTCGCGCTCTCAAAACATCGTCATCATGGACCCTTCTCAGGTCCAAATCCCTCCCATGAAAGACCTCACCGTCGACAACATCACCGAAAAtgtcatcaccatcaactcTCTCTGCGAAGATGAACGTATGAAATACGTCCTAGAGCGCCTCGTCACGCATCTGCATGACTTTGCGCGCGAAACTCGCCTGAGCAGCACCGAATGGATGACTGGCCTTCAATTCCTCACCGAAGTCGGCCAGATCTGCACCCCGGTCCGACAGGAATTCATTCTCCTCTCCGATATCCTCGGCCTCTCGATCCTGGTCGATTCCATCGACCATCCCAAGCCGCCCGGGTCCACTGAAGGGACCGTTCTGGGCCCGTTTCACACCCACGACGCAGAGGAACTGCCCAACGGAGATGCCATCTCGCATGATCCCAAGGGGGAACCGTTACTGGTGGTGTGCACACTACGAGATACCGAGGGCCGACCGATCGAGGGGGCCAAGATTGATATCTGGGAGACGGACTCGACGGGCCATTATGATGTGCAGTATGCGGGCAGAGAGACTCCCGATGGGCGATGTGTGATGCGTTCGGATGCAGAGGGCATCTTTTGGTTCAAGGCAATTACGCCGGTGCCGTATCCGATTCCGCATGATGGGCCTGTGGGGAAGTTGCTGAAGAAGTTGCATCGTCATCCGTATAGACCCAGTCATATGCATTTCATGTTTGAGAAGGAAGGTTATGATCATTTGATAACGTGAGTGGTGTATATCACACCgtcccttcctcttcctttggACCAATCCCCGAtgcgccaaaaaaaagaaaaaagaaaaaaaaaacgaaaagaaaggattcCCCTCGCCCAAGACTCCAACACGACTAACCCCAACCTCCCCACAGAGCCCTCTACCTCCGCAATGACCCTTACGAAACATCCGACGCAGTCTTTGGCGTGAAAGATTCCTTAGTCGTGGACTTGGCCAAGGTCAGTCCCGAGATGGCAGCGAAATACAATGTCCCAGAGGGACAAGCCCTCCTCACATACGACTTTGTCTTGGTCTCGGACGAAGAAACCCGGGAATTGCGTGCAACGAACTCGAAAATTGCCCTGGATAAGCTGGGCCGAAAGGTCAAGATTGTCAATGGGTTGCCTGTGCCGGATCTGGATTGATATCAAGTGGGCAAACTATGGGTTGACTatcttccacctcccccccttcccccgTTAAGTAAAGACCTGAGGGATAGaaattctctttttcaatggATATAGTATGGAACTCAAAGGGTTACAGGAGCA
This genomic window from Penicillium oxalicum strain HP7-1 chromosome III, whole genome shotgun sequence contains:
- a CDS encoding Hydroxyquinol 1,2-dioxygenase, whose protein sequence is MDPSQVQIPPMKDLTVDNITENVITINSLCEDERMKYVLERLVTHLHDFARETRLSSTEWMTGLQFLTEVGQICTPVRQEFILLSDILGLSILVDSIDHPKPPGSTEGTVLGPFHTHDAEELPNGDAISHDPKGEPLLVVCTLRDTEGRPIEGAKIDIWETDSTGHYDVQYAGRETPDGRCVMRSDAEGIFWFKAITPVPYPIPHDGPVGKLLKKLHRHPYRPSHMHFMFEKEGYDHLITALYLRNDPYETSDAVFGVKDSLVVDLAKVSPEMAAKYNVPEGQALLTYDFVLVSDEETRELRATNSKIALDKLGRKVKIVNGLPVPDLD